The genomic stretch TTCACCTTGTTTTTGTAATCTAAAGAGAAATATTATAGCAGCTATTAACTTCTTTTGATTTGCAGCAAATGGCATCAATGGTTGCCAGTGGGAGCAGTCAAATGTCTTCTTCAGTTTCTGTCCAAGAAAAAGGAAGTAGGAATAAGAGAAAATTCAGGGCTGATCCACCTTTAGGAGATCCAAATAAGGTTATACCTTCACTTCAGCATGAGGGCCTCAGTTATGAATTCTCTGCTGAAAAAGTTGAAATGACCCCATGTTTTGGGCAAGTTACTGCTGCTGATTTGTGTAGTGGTAGCCAAGGTTGTTCTGATGGCTTGAAGCTTGACCTTGGATTATCTAGCCCTGCAATTTCATCAGTGGTTAGGCATAGCCATCATAAGGCTGAACTAGAGGCGGTTGAATCCCATGGGGTTGATTGGAGTGATCACATAGAAGCTCAGTTGGAAGAACTTCTCCTGAGCAATTTGCATACCATTTTCAAGAgtgcaataaaaaaaattgttacttGTGGCTACACTGAAGATGTTGCTACAAAGGCTATGTTAAGGCCTGGAATCTGTTATGGATGCAAAGATACTGTATCTAACATAGTTGATAACACATTGACTTTTCTAAGAAATGGCCAAGAGTTTGATCCTTCACGAGAGCATTATTTTGAAGATTTAAAGCAGCTTCAGAAGTATATCTTGGCTGAATTGGTTTGTGTTCTTCGAGAGGTTAGGCCATTTTTCAGTGTTGGTGATGCAATGTGGTGTTTATTAATTTGTGACATGAACGTGTCCTATGCTTGTGCAATGGATGGCGACCCTCTAAGTAGTTTATACAGTGATGGCATTGGTGATGTCTGTTCTTCTGTCCAGACTGAATCTCAATCGAAAGTAGAAACCAAAGTTCCTGGATTGAGTCTTCCAAGTCCTTGTAATACAATTCCCCTGGGTTCCCAATCTGGGAAATCCTTTGTGGCGGAAAATTCTCAAGTTCCCAGTGGACTCTTGGAGAAACAGGGTGCTAATTCAGTATTTCATCCCGTTAACAAGTCATCTAGTACTTTCGCAACCTCTCAATCTCCCCTGATACAAGATAAGGGTGGGATTGTTAGAAAGGTACACCCCAGTAGCACCAAGAGGGACTATATATTTCGTCAGAAGTCCATCCATGTGGAAAAAGGTTATCGGACATACGGGTCTAAAGGGTCTTCAAGAGGAGGAAAGCTGAGTGGCTTGAGTGGTTTAATCTTGGATAAAAAACTTAAATCTGTATCAGAATCTACTACCATAAACTTAAAGAGTGCATCCATAAACATAAGCAAGGCAGTGGGAGTTAATGTCACTCAAGACAATCTTAACACCACTCGCTCATCTAACGATGGACAATCTACCCATACTTCGTTTAGTCTGGATCCTAATAATACTATTTCTCGTGCAGTCGATCCTTCATCTTCAGTACATGAAGCAAATGCTAAGCCTGCAGTTAGTAGCTCTCCAGATGCATTATCCGTTACAAATACTGACCTTTCTCTTTCACTGTCTTCAAAAAGCAGTTCTTCTAAGACACCTATCTGCTGCAGTCATGGTGGCAGTTGTGTTGGGATACCATATGACAAGTCCAAGGAACAATGGTTGCCCCAAGATAGAAAGGATGAGCTGATTTTGAAGATGGTTCCAAGGGTTCGGGAGATACAAAATGAACTTCAAGAATGGACAGAATGGGCAAATCAAAAGGTGATGCAGGCTGCTCGTCGGTTGAGTAAGGAGAAGGCCGAACTTAAGGCActaaggcaagagaaagaagaagTTGAACGACTTAAAAAGGAGAAACAGTGTCTAGAAGAAAACACCATGAAAAAGCTTTTTGAGATGGAAAATGCCTTGGGTAAAGCAGGTGGACAAGTGGAACGAGCTAATACTGCAGTAAGGAAGCTCGAGATGGAGAATGCTGCATTGAGGAAAGAGATGGAACTTGCTAAGTTACGTGCGGCAGAATCAGCTACAAACTTTCAAGATGTCTCTAAGAGGGAAAAGAAGACCCAAATGAAGTTTCAATCATGGGAGAATCAGAAATCGTTGATACAGGAAGAGTTAATGACTGAAAAAAACAAATTGGCACAGCTATTGGCGGTAACAAAGCAAGTCGAAGCTCAAGCGGAGCAATTCGAGGTATATTATATCATGTTTATTCCACCTTATAGCCACGCGTTTCATCTTCATCAAATATTAATGCCGACGTCTATTCCTGATCCCATTATTTGTTCTCTTTTTTTCTGGATTCAATATACTATTACCTGTTTTATTTCCACTGCTTTGCCATCCATTTTTTCTTCATCAGGTATTAATACCAACAACATATTACTCAAGTTGTGTTTGTTCTCATGGTAACTTCAATGTACCGGTCTTATCCTTAGAAATAAGTTATAGAAAGGGAGTAGTTAATAATTATCTGAAAATTTCAAAACTTTCACTCTCTCATATTGCactcttaattaaattaaataaatttgtatCGATACACGCACTGACATGTATAAGTGATTCAAATACACGGCTTAATAGTTAGTATCATTTTCATGTTGAATGAGTGGGTAATAAATATCATTATGTTAAATGAATCACTTGTGAAAATTCCACAGATGCAAACACGTTAAGTCTGTGAGTACTTAATGAGTTTTTGTTACTGGGTCTGTTCTCATTGTAAAGGAAAAATATCACAGGCTAAACGGCGGCAGGCAGCAAAGAAAACCGAAGAACTTCTCTCATTGGCCAGTTCttcaaaaaaagaaagagaacaaATTGAGGAGTCAGGCAGAGCCAAGGAGGAGATGCTTAAATCGGAAGCGGAGGCGGAACTGCAAAGGTACAAAGATGACATCCAGAAACTTGAAAAAGAAGTTGCACAAATAAGGCAGAAATCCGACTCGTCAACAATTGCTGCTCTAAAAAGAGGAATCGATGGAAGCTATGCCGGTAGCTGGAAGGACATGAAAAAGGGTTCGGCTCTTGATGAACCCCAGAACGCATCGATTTCAGAACTGGTTCAAAAGTTAAATAGCTTCTCTATGACAGGAGGAGGAgaaagaggaggaggaggagtgaAACGGGAAAGAGAGTGTGTAATGTGCCTTTCGGAGGAGATGTCGGTCGTATTCCTTCCATGTGCTCATCAGGTTGTTTGCACAAAATGCAATGATCTCCATGAAAAACAAGGTATGCAAGAGTGTCCTTCATGTAGGAGCCCCATCCAGGAGCGGATTTCTGTGCGTTATATGCGtacataatagtaataataatttatttttatgagtGAAGTGAGTGTTTTTGAATAATGTCCATGGGACTCCCATAGAATAATGCATTCAGATCTTGGATCTGGATTCAGATACATACATTAAGTTACTTTCAATGCAAAGGTTAATTCTTCAGCTACAGCTTTTTGTTATGCAGTTTTGGTTTCAATGAAAGTTagtttctctcaaagatgcttTTGTCTTTCTTATAAGTTTAGGAGCAAGATGTGGAATGCTTAGcttattatactttctttatTTTGCGCGTGTTTGAAGTGGTTTTTGGAAGAGAAGAATTGATTTTAACTTTTAGATGCATTGATATTAATTCAAAACTAAAATTCGACTTTTACTTTTGATTTATCGATGAACTCACGGTTATATGAATGTAACTAAATACTATAAACCCATTTTACATTCAACTTAATTTTATATAGAATCaactattttaaaatctaattttgTTTCTGCCAAACAAAATACACACTGTCTTTTTGGTTTTTAAAATTTTGGTTGACAAAATCTTTGTTTGTTTGGGTGTATGTGGTAAAAGTGAGTTAACTCATTGATTTTTAATCCAAATGTTTAAAGAAAGACTCACTCAAAAAATGAGTTGATATAAAGGAATATaaaattatagttttattttctCAATCTTTCTGTTCTTAAAGAAAATTGAGAAGAAGCTTGTCTTGTGTTGTTGTATAGAATCAAAATCTATATTGTAGATTTTTTATTGGATACTAATGATGTCATATTTAAAAGTAATGGTTTCCGTTATAAAACATTAGATTTGAAATCAATTTATTCAAAATCTGTATCTAATTTATATTAATGACTTTGATATTGTGGCCACGGTTTTTCTCCTTCTGCATCCAGTTTTTGACAATATTAAATTACTTTGAGTTTAATTTAATGAAAGATTTATTGTTTGTTTGATTAAATTCTTACAATTTGTACAATATACGATAAGCCTTTGCAGTAAATGTATCTATTTCTGTATACGCAAATTTGAAACTGAAAACACACTCTCTATACTGTTACAAGGGGGATATATTATCATTTGGGTGACAGGCAAGGTGTTTTTGCTTAGGTTCAGTCCCTTCTAATCTCTAATGGTTCTTAAAGGATTTTTGGTCGAGGAAGCTAGACTCGTCCGAGAGCCTCTTAAATTGGAGGAGAATGTGTGGAAAGGATGTCAAAATTTTGATAAACTTGACATTTTTTAAAGCTTCGTTGTCTTTTCTTGACGGTTACTTAAGGATATGATTCATACTcgtcaaaatcttttttaaattaaGAGTTTCTCTTTTCTTGACGGCTACTTAAGGAAATGATTCATACTcgtcaaatttttattttatttttctaaattaaGGGGTAGTAACTATTGATGCTAGTGATACGATGCATGTTTTGTGTTATTTTAATAGAGCCAACTAGCTATTTGTTTGTCATTTTTGGTTGTGTTTTTTAAGTGTGTTTGTCATTTTTGGTCGTGTTTTTTAAGTGTGACATAATATTTTTGAGTGGTAAAGATGCGAGTTAATACTTCTAGATTTGATATATTTGTTCACGATTTTTTGTGCATCTTGCGAGTTAAAATTTCAACGTGTGGCCTATTTGGAAGCCTTGTGATAAGATTACTTTTTCTAAAATGACCCTAATTGTGGAGAAACAAATGAATATATAaaattttcttcataaaattgatatatttCGATAAGATGTCTAGTTATCATATAACTATTTCAGGTGGGTGGTAGAACTTGTTATGTGTTGGGCAATAAAAATTTGTGGGTTTGACCTGGGAAGATCGTTTTTAGCTTAGATTGTCAGTTGTCTGATTTTTATTGCTTCGCTCAATATAGCCTATTTTTAGTTATCTTTTGCTAAGATTGACTTGGAAGTATTGTCTATTAGAAGGATGAAAAAATGGTGAttgttttgttagttttttttctttctatttgttcttaattttcttttttcggttcgatatgtttttatattttcatcTCTATTTTTGCTTTGATGTAATACCTAAGTACTTCTTGTCCTCTCTACTTTTGTGGTTATGAcatctattatattttttttggtcGATTTCAAGTCCACGTCGCCGTGGCTACGAGATATTATTACCCATTTTGGGTGTGGGAACCCTCACGACTCTATCATTTAGAAAAGACGTTTTATTAGGTAGAGGTGAATGAGTGTTGTATGTAAACTACTCTTAGCCTCGATTTTGAAGCAATATGAGACTATTTTGATCTTCCCGAAATAATTTCCCTCCAATCGATACTAAGAAACACAGTGCAAA from Vicia villosa cultivar HV-30 ecotype Madison, WI linkage group LG4, Vvil1.0, whole genome shotgun sequence encodes the following:
- the LOC131595512 gene encoding putative E3 ubiquitin-protein ligase RF298 isoform X1, coding for MASMVASGSSQMSSSVSVQEKGSRNKRKFRADPPLGDPNKVIPSLQHEGLSYEFSAEKVEMTPCFGQVTAADLCSGSQGCSDGLKLDLGLSSPAISSVVRHSHHKAELEAVESHGVDWSDHIEAQLEELLLSNLHTIFKSAIKKIVTCGYTEDVATKAMLRPGICYGCKDTVSNIVDNTLTFLRNGQEFDPSREHYFEDLKQLQKYILAELVCVLREVRPFFSVGDAMWCLLICDMNVSYACAMDGDPLSSLYSDGIGDVCSSVQTESQSKVETKVPGLSLPSPCNTIPLGSQSGKSFVAENSQVPSGLLEKQGANSVFHPVNKSSSTFATSQSPLIQDKGGIVRKVHPSSTKRDYIFRQKSIHVEKGYRTYGSKGSSRGGKLSGLSGLILDKKLKSVSESTTINLKSASINISKAVGVNVTQDNLNTTRSSNDGQSTHTSFSLDPNNTISRAVDPSSSVHEANAKPAVSSSPDALSVTNTDLSLSLSSKSSSSKTPICCSHGGSCVGIPYDKSKEQWLPQDRKDELILKMVPRVREIQNELQEWTEWANQKVMQAARRLSKEKAELKALRQEKEEVERLKKEKQCLEENTMKKLFEMENALGKAGGQVERANTAVRKLEMENAALRKEMELAKLRAAESATNFQDVSKREKKTQMKFQSWENQKSLIQEELMTEKNKLAQLLAVTKQVEAQAEQFEAKRRQAAKKTEELLSLASSSKKEREQIEESGRAKEEMLKSEAEAELQRYKDDIQKLEKEVAQIRQKSDSSTIAALKRGIDGSYAGSWKDMKKGSALDEPQNASISELVQKLNSFSMTGGGERGGGGVKRERECVMCLSEEMSVVFLPCAHQVVCTKCNDLHEKQGMQECPSCRSPIQERISVRYMRT
- the LOC131595512 gene encoding putative E3 ubiquitin-protein ligase RF298 isoform X2: MASMVASGSSQMSSSVSVQEKGSRNKRKFRADPPLGDPNKVIPSLQHEGLSYEFSAEKVEMTPCFGQVTAADLCSGSQGCSDGLKLDLGLSSPAISSVVRHSHHKAELEAVESHGVDWSDHIEAQLEELLLSNLHTIFKSAIKKIVTCGYTEDVATKAMLRPGICYGCKDTVSNIVDNTLTFLRNGQEFDPSREHYFEDLKQLQKYILAELVCVLREVRPFFSVGDAMWCLLICDMNVSYACAMDGDPLSSLYSDGIGDVCSSVQTESQSKVETKVPGLSLPSPCNTIPLGSQSGKSFVAENSQVPSGLLEKQGANSVFHPVNKSSSTFATSQSPLIQDKGGIVRKVHPSSTKRDYIFRQKSIHVEKGYRTYGSKGSSRGGKLSGLSGLILDKKLKSVSESTTINLKSASINISKAVGVNVTQDNLNTTRSSNDGQSTHTSFSLDPNNTISRAVDPSSSVHEANAKPAVSSSPDALSVTNTDLSLSLSSKSSSSKTPICCSHGGSCVGIPYDKSKEQWLPQDRKDELILKMVPRVREIQNELQEWTEWANQKVMQAARRLSKEKAELKALRQEKEEVERLKKEKQCLEENTMKKLFEMENALGKAGGQVERANTAVRKLEMENAALRKEMELAKLRAAESATNFQDVSKREKKTQMKFQSWENQKSLIQEELMTEKNKLAQLLAVTKQVEAQAEQFEEKYHRLNGGRQQRKPKNFSHWPVLQKKKENKLRSQAEPRRRCLNRKRRRNCKGTKMTSRNLKKKLHK